A region of the Legionella sp. PATHC035 genome:
ACAAATAATACGAGAGCGACCCGTGTCAATAATTTTGTTAAATCGCTGCCACCCAATGTGACACAAGTTACAGACCCCACCGATCCAACGGTGTGCGGCAGCACTTTTGACTTGGGACCAAATGGTTCTATTAATCAGAGTTGTACATTAAAACTTAAGGTATCGGGTGAGGTAAATCGCGCCGATCCCAATTCTCAGCATCATTTATTTATTTGTCTTCCTGGCGGTAAAACCTGCGCAGGTCCTACGCCAGAAAATTCATTAAATGTGACGGTGGATAGTAATGGACCGGGTCTCACTACGATTTCGTTAGCAGTTGGTGCTTACGGAACGAATACAACCGGAGCGCCGGTTGTTTATAAAAGTAGCGATAATGGGATGACCTGGCCTACAGCGGTGCTTCCATCAGTTTCTGGAATTTCGAGTTTTCAAACCTTCCTTTTTGGGGTTGGATGCACTGGAAAATTCTGTACCACTATCGGTAATTATTTTACCAATAATGGCGCGGTGCAACCAATAAGTTATTCGACTAAAGATGGGGGTTCGACCTGGTCTGCAGTTAATGTACTGTCAACTAATGGCATTCCGGCAATAAATAATTATAACCAAATTAATGCAGTAAGCTGTTCGGGTTCAAATTGCACTGCGGTAGGTTTTAGCGGTCCTACGAGTGGAGGTACTCCGTTGCCACTGACTTATTCTAGTACAGATTATGGTACCACGTGGTCACCGCCTAATTTGCTTTCTATTGCCGCACTTCCTCCAGCAAACCAAGGAGCAAGGTTAGGCTCTGTTAGTTGTTCTGGAACCAATTGTACTGCTGTTGGTTTTTATTATGATAGTTTAGGCCACCGGATACCTTTAAGTTATTACAGTACCAATAATGGTGTGACGTGGTCATCAGCAATCCTTCCATCGACTGCTGGGCTTCCCGCTGGGAATACAGGTGCAAAATTGAATGGTGTGAGTTGTGTTGGCAATAATTGCACTGCTGTTGGTGAAACAGATGGACCGACTGATGTACCTTTTAGCTATACAAGCACTGATGCGGGACATTCTTGGTCTGAAGCAACACTCCTCTCATTGAGTGGCCTGCCCGTCGGCAGTGAAGGGGTCGGCTTAAATGGCGTAAGCTGTACTGGCACCCAGTGCGTTGCGGTTGGTCTATATCGAGATTCTAGCTTCGCCGTAGTTGCACCAGTAAGCTATAACAGCTCAAATAATGGCGTAACCTGGTCAAGCATTGTGCTTCCTCCAACGAACAATTTCCCCTCAGGCTTTGGGCGAGGAGAGTTGTTCGGTGTGAGTTGCATAGGAACAAACTGTTCGGCCGTAGGTTCCTATTCGGACACAAACAATATTTCGCTTCCTTTAGCCTACTATAGCGCAGATAACGGGGTGACTTGGACTACTGCTTTACCCAGTATATCCTCGATTTCAGGTGCTCTATTCGCTGTTCTTTTTGGAGTAGGTGGCTCTGAGAGCGGAAATTTACAGACTTAATCCATTTACAACGTATATAGCCCGGATGAGGTGCGTTCTTCATCCGGGATTACCTATCGCTAGAAGTATTCTACATTTGAACCCATGTCATGAAATTATTTTAACCAGTAACGCACTTTAAACATCTCAATATCTTTCTGTGGGGATAACCAGCTGACAACGCCTAAAATACTCGTTGTCTCGTGTGCCAGTCGTATCGGTTTGAAACACCCTTTGTCCAAAATGACTTCAATAAAATAGGAGAAGGGCTCCTTTACATAGAGTTGGAGGAGTAATTTGAGTTGGTTGATGTGTTCCGTATGGATTAAAAATTTAGGAAATACATCAGCACTTAGTGGGCCTATAGAAATTAATAAACTATTGCTCGTCGATTTAAATTGGCTTCCCAGGTACGCTGTTTTACTTAAGTGATGATTCGCTTTACCTAAAAGGCAATATTGTTCCTCAGGTATATCTTGTATTGATCGGAAAAATGAAGAAATATTAATCGGTACCTTGAAATAATCATTTAATAAACTTTTTAGACTCCAAATGGATTTATTATCTGCAACCCAGTGGCTGGAATAGCGCAGCAAATAATTGTAATTCGGTATTTTGTCTCGCAGCTCTTTTCCTGCCATCCCGATAAACCCAAAAAGCGCTTCTCTATAAATGGGATCGTGATGTTCTGCAAATTGTTCAAATATCCTATTTTTCGACCATGCTTCAAAAAGGATCTTGTAAAGTCGCTTATGAAAGATATCGAGCAAACATTTTACCTCATCCGAATCCTGATCATTATCTTGGATAAGTTGCTCTGTATAAAATGTAGGAAGTGGAGAAGTTGTGCCGTATAAACTAAAAAAAGTGGCAATTAGAGTAAAATGATTGGTGTCAGTATGACGTCGAATCTCATGAATGTCGGTTTCAGGAAAGGCCAAAGTTAATAGGGGAATGATATCTAATTTCCCGTTTAAGCCCTCGTGTTGTGCTTCATAGTCTATGAGATGGCCAAGCAAACGAATTGCTTGATAAAAATTAAAACTTTTAGGTTGAGTTAATAGCTTTTCTAAGATATTAAGCTCGGATTGTTCAACCTCGGCTGCCATTTCCATACCTCTTTAGTTCGAGCATTTTGTAAATGTAAGAGAGTGAATGTATTGATGGGGGCATTGAGTCCGAAAAAAACATCCATCATGCAGCCAAATAAATACATATCTCCAATGCATTTAAAACAATCAGGGTCACAAATGAGCGTAATATGAGACCCTGCGATCATCTCTCCATAATAAAGACGACGCGCTTTATTCACAATGATATTTTCAATCCCTTTGACTCTGCTCATATTCAATTGATAGTTTTCTCCTTTTTCATAGAGATACAAATTAAAAATATGTCTGAGGCGATTTTTATCCAAGAGTTGCAGTAAATTCAGTGCCAATAATGACTGAAAATTCCATATTAAAGCCTTATCATAAGTTGGAATTAAAAAAGAAGAGGGAGGGATAAGATTTGTATAAGTCAGATTTTCAGGTGAGCTGTCAGTGGGTAGGGTAATATCGCCTTTATCTAATAGTCTGGGTAAAGCCCCATTGCTGCACATAAGTTCTATGGATAAGGTTTCATCGACAGGAAATCCTTTATCAAAATCGTAGAAGAAACTAATGTAGGTATTTCGTCCAGGTCCAGTGACCGAAGGCCGATGATGATAGGTATATTTATAGTTTAAATTCAATTCTTGGTTAAAGTTTAATAAGTGATCATACTCAATACGTTTTCGTTCTTGCTGGCGGTATCCGGTAACCTTCTTTACATCATATACAGCATAGTTTTCACCAAAATCATGATTGGGGATAATTTGATAATCGGGTTGCTTATGATCCAGATAAATAGGTTCAGCATGATGATCAAACAAATTAATGATAGGTACGGCATGCAATACCAATTGTAAATTATCTAAACCCTCCATCCATTGAGGCACTTCTTCCAATTCAAAATTGATTTTAAAATCAAAACCATCAGTATTCCTTTGCCATTTTTCCAAACCAACCAAACGAAGAAAAAGAAACTTATAGGGTTGATGGAGATACTCATATAAAACGCGATGAGGGTGATGAATGTTGGGGGGAAGCGGGTATAACACCTCCTCATTATCAAAGCCACACGGTTGCAACTGATCTGGAGTTAAAACCAGTTTTTCTTCTCCTGGTGCTTCAATAGTAATTCTGCTAACAAACCGTTGCAGTAGATAAAAGGTATTACATGCATCATGCAAATTTTGATTAATAAAAAAGCGTAATGAAGAGGCTTGCCAATTTTTTAAGGTGATGCCGCAAAGATGGCAATTGATTTCGAATTGACTCACTCCACGAATTGAATCTTGAAAGTGAATACTCGTAATAGTAACGGGCTCTACTTGTATGGGGGTTGTCGTACGAAAGATACATTTCATCTCATTAATTGGAATAGAGGCTAATTCAGTCCCTTCAGGGACAAAAAGCGGTTCACCTAAGTTACTTTTAGGAATAAACTGAATGACTGACGTACTCGGTACTGGTTTTGAATAAAGCGTAAAAAATAACTGGGTTAAGTCATCTACCATTCCAGGTAATTTTTCATCAATGACCATCTGTACTTGGCTCGTAAGAAAAGCAACGCCTTCCAACAATCGCTCGATATCGGGATCAGTACTTTGTTCCCTTAACAAAGGAGCGATTGCGGGATAATGCTCTGCATACTCTCGGGCTAGTTTCCGTATTTTATTTAATTCATTCTGGTAATAATCAATTATCATTTCTCTGCCTTAGAGCCTGTTCAAAGTCTCTTGTCTTGGCTGTAAAACACTGATGTTCCTGCATCCAGCGGCTCTATTGAAAATCGTAGGTCATTCCCGCGATGGCGGGAAAGACAAAAAACAGTTGGGTAATGTGCGTATCCCTCCAAACTATTTATTCAATAACGCCCCTCACGCGAACGACTTTGCAGCGGCTCTTAGAGTTACAACGTAACAAGCACGCGTCCTTTGGTTGTTAAAATAGTAGTAAAGTAAACGTTGAGGCTATCAAATGACTTATGTAATTTCGCAAAAATATTACAGGTAATAATTTGCTTACTTGGTTCAATAAAAATTTGAGATACCTGAACAGATTCCAAACGTGGTTCATAACGAAGAATGATTTCTTCCAAATGAGTTCTTAATTCTTCTTGATAAGCAAAAGAGTAATCCTCAACAAGTATGGGTAATTCAGATAATCCGTACTCCTTATCAATTGGGACGCTACCTTGTCTTGTGGATAAGATTTTTTCAACGTGATTGCGTATGGATTCAATCAGTATGGATGAATCTAATCTAGCGGATAAAAGAGATCCCTGACGAGCATAGCGACGAACTCGTTCCGTTAAACGCTCTTCTCTCATTAACCAACTCGCATTAATTTAGTTAAATCCCATCCAAATTCTTGATTGTTCTTCTTATCCATTACTTTATAAACTGTAGGGCGCATATCCACAATGAATAAAGGGCCTGCTGGATGAGAATACGCATAATCTACCTCCAGGATTTTGGCTTTCTCTAGAGTAATCTCAACTGCGGCTTCAACTTCTCCAGAAGCGCTAGAGCGTAGGCAATGGATAATGGCCGAATTGATGTCCTCGCCGGTAAAGATGCTTTGAGTATGTGGTACAACGCCTGCCTGATCCCACAATCCGGTGAGACGAAAATATTTGCAATCGGGAACGCCAATCAGTTGATTTTGCGCATCGAATGCTCGCGTGATGCGTTGTTTAAAATCAAGTAGCGTAACCCATCCTTCATATCCTTTTACAGTACTGCTGCCTTTAACGACTCCGGAGGCCTGAGTAGTAATTTTTGCCATCAGTTTATACTGAGTCCTTGCAATCTCAGAGTCTGGTAACATAGGTAATATGGCTATGTCATTTCCCTCACTTTCATTTGAAGCCACTTTTATTCTCCTTGCTTAAGATCGAGACTACCCGTTAATTGTAATGTGATGTAAGCACCCATGAATTTAAAATGAGGTCGAACAATTAAGACGCATTTATACCATCCAGGCTCACCAGGAACATCTTCTACATTCACTTTTGCAAGTCTCAATGGTTTTTTTGCTCTGACTTCGGGGACTGGATTATCCATATCAACCACATAGCCATTAATCCAAGTATTTAACTCACGTTCTATATCATCACGTTCTTTCGCTAGACCAATTTTTTCACGTTGTATCACTTTCAGATAATGAGCAAGTCTGCAAATGATAAACATATAAGGAAACTGAGTTCCTAATCTATAATTCGTTTGAGCTGTTTTACCTTCAGGGGTATCTGGAAAATGTTTCGCTTTTTGGATTGAGTTTGCTGAGAAAAACGCAGCATTATCTGCCCCTTTTCGCATCGTGAGTGGAATAAATCCTTGCTCCGACAATTCATATTCACGACGTTCGGAAATGAGTAATTCAGTCGGGATTTTTGTTTGAATTTCACCCATGGCCTCAAAAAAATAAGAAGGTAAGTTTTCAACTGCCCCACCGCCTTGAGGACCAATAATGTTGACGCACCAACGATATTTGGCAAAACTTTGAGACAAGCATCCAGCAAAAGCAAAAGCACTATTTCCCCATGAAAACGCATTTTCGCCAGAACTTACATCTTCCTCATAATTGAATGAACGAACCCCATAAGTGTCTTTACCGTAGGGCATTCGTAGCATAAAACGAGGTAAAACCAGGCCTATATATCGTGAATCTTCGGATTCCCGTAAACTGTGCCAAGGAATGTACACAGGGCTTTCAAATATTGCTTCGATGTCATTCAAATGAGGTAATTCAGACATGGATTTGATATTGAAAAACTCAGGACTCGCTGCGGCTATGAAAGGGACATGGGCCATCGCACAAACAGCCGCGATATTTCTGAGCAGCGTGACATCTTTATAACTTGGAGTAAATGAGTAATTACCAATGATGGCACCATAAGGCCTACCACCAAATTGACCGTATTCTTTGGTATAAACTTGTTTATACAAGCCTGATTTGGGTATTTCAGGTGCATCAATAAAGTCATCAAACAGTTCATCTTTTGATACATGAATGAATTCAATCAAACTGTTTTCACGGAAATCGGTACGGTCGACTAAATATTTTAAACTGCGCCATGCGGATTCGAGTTTTTGAAACTCAGAATTATGGAGGACTTCATCCATTTGTACCGACAGTTGCTTATCCAATATCGCAATCACGTCATCCACTAAAGCAGGGGTTACCGTTTCATCGGTGCGTTTGTTTTCAATAATATTATCAATAAAAGCAAGCAAACCTTTCTGGGTGAGGGCATATTGCTCTTCATCCTCAGTAATGTTGGTTCCTGCAAATAACTCCTGCAGCGCTATTTCTTCTTTTTTCTTAGCATTATCTTGTGCATCAGCCATGGCTGTCTCCTTGATCCTGCGGCTTTATTTTTGGGGGCTTATTTCTTGTCCTTAATTTCCTTGATGAGTGCCTCGCGTGCTGCAGAATCTTTAACAATAGCATCCAATCTGCGTCGAAACTCCGGAATATTTCCAAGTGGGCCCTTTAATGCTTTTAATGCTTCTCGTACCTCAAAGAGTTTTTGTAACTGTGGGACTTGATGTAAGATTCCATCAGGATCAAAGTCTCTCATTGTTTCAAATTTTAAATCAATGCTCACAGTATCGTCTTTGTTTTTACTAAAACGATTGGGTACGCGAAGGGATAATTTAATGTGGTGTTCTTTGAGCACGTCATTAAAATTGTCTTTGTTGATATTAACGGTGCGACGTTTTTCTAAAGGAGTGTTGTCTCCTCCTGGATAAAACTCTCCAAGAACGAGTTGACGTAAAGGAAGTTCAATCTCTTCCTCAACTCCCTCTATCAGCGCTTTATAAACAATATTAATACGTTCCTTTGGAGCGACAGATTGTTCCTTATTAGTCATTTTTTATCCTTAATAAACCGAATTCATTATAATAAAAAATCCTGTAATAATAAAAAATTAGCATATATTTCAAGATTTACAAAATTATTCCAGAAACAATTTTGTTTCTTTATCTCGAGGGGGGGCGGGTAAAACCCCATCGGAACGCAGAGCTAGGGTATGGAGAGTCTTCGCTGCACTTGGGAGCACAGGGTATAAAACCTTTCCTAAGTATTGGATTTACTCTTTTGATTCTTCAATATAACCTGGGGTATGAATTGTGGGGGCTAATACGTGGCCGGTATCGGCAAGTTCCACTCCCTTTCCGGCTTTTGCCAAAACAGGAGAAACCAGTGATTCATTGGCTTTACTCAGCTGATTGACCAAAGTTGCTCCAGCCTCCGCTGTGGCTTCCAATCCAGGAATCTCCTCTTTAGCGGCAACCCAGGCAGCCGCTGCCGATGCTCGGAGCGTTGCAGTTAAACCTGTAGCCATTACCAATTCCTCTTCAACAATAGCTTCAGCCAGTGCTGCGGCTGCTTCTGCTGCTTCCCCTGCTTCAGGACCGAGTTCTACCATGGGACCTCCAGACATCTCGCCTGATATATTGACAATGACGCTTGCCAAATTGATTGTTGGCGCCGCTAAGGTGATTGCCGTTTCAGCAACAAACTCAAGAGCGGGTGCTTGTAAGGTAATTGCACCATCGGTAATGGTAATCGAACTGGTCCCGACCGTCAGTGAAATGCTTTCCTCGGCTTCCAACATCACAACTGGGGCTGTTTTTAAACTCGTCGAACTGTCTTCTTCATAACGCCAGCCACTAGTAAGTTTCACCTGAAATCCAGAAGTTACATCGATGGTGGCACCGGTTCGTTCTATAAAATCAAGTCCCAAGACGGATTGGGCTCGGGCACCATAATACACATAATAAGCGGCCCCTTTATTCGAATAAGAAGTAACACCCCAGACATCCGTGAAGTTGTTACCGCCAATATTCTGCGCCTGATGTCCGGATATCTCACTGATAGAGTTTTTTTCAATCCGTTGATAGGCGTTACTTTTAGTATTGAGAAAAAAGCCTGCATCAAGTTGTGATTCAAATACATTATCAGTACCCAGAGTTAAGGTGGTTTCATTATGAGGTGTTGAGAGCTGTATCCCTTTAGTATCGCCATCCTGTTCATTGATGAAGAACAGATTTTCTTCTTTAGTATAAAGCCCCATATAATTTTGATTTTTTGAGGTAATCACATTTCGATGCGTGGAATTATTCACGGTACCCAATAGGATCGGTAGATCAGGATTACCAAATTGAAAACCGATGAGTACTTCATCGCCTTTACGAAGTGGCAGGCTAAATGCGTAATGGTCGCCAATATAGGATTCCATTTTGCGTACCCATCCAGAGCCTTTACCTGGCTTATCATTACTAATGGCAATTCGAAATTTGTAGAATCCTTTTTTACTGATTTGGACGGTATTATCGTCCCCCTCATGATCGACAAAACCGGGTAACATGCCATGGATGCGCGGCGTTCGATCTTGGATGGTTTGTCTGTAGGCAACGGATTTATTGATCGCTTTATACTCACATTTAAAATAATCTTCAGGGTGGTGTTCCTCGCCACTGTGAAGTGATGCAAAGGAGCGCTTTTGCGAGCCATGATAGGTACTTTCAACAATCAACATCGGAATGTTTAATGAAGCCACTTTGAAATTTTTATGGTGAATGATTGTTCCTGGATTAATGAAAGATCCTGAAGAAATTCCCGTTAAAATTTCTTTTTTCCATAGATAACTTTCGCTAATAAATTTCGCGAATTGCTGATTCTCCTGATTGCTTTTGATGTGTTCTGCCCAATACACTATTTCGCCGTGGCCCATTGCATCAATAATCGCTTTCGAAGAATAGGGCTTTGATGATTGCTCGGAGTTATATGCTTTGACGGTCACCTTTTGTGGCAGTGCCTGGGTAGTCAATTGAAAATTGTATACCAAATTTGCTGTAGGGTTATTTTGACTGGCCAGAGTATAAGACTGGTAATACATTTCATGGATGTCTTGATTATTCTTGAGAGTAGAATTGGCATCGGTTATGACTAATTTTTCCTCGTTCTTCTCTTGAGTAAAGTAATAAAATAATCCTTCAAGCTCCATCCAACGGGTAATGAAATCCCAATCCATTTCATTGTATTGAAAAATAAACTCTCTGGGTTTATGTTCCATGATTAAGTCGAGTTCAACTTGCGTTATTCCATTTTTATTCAATAGGTGTTTAATGACTTGAGGTATCGATTTATTAAGAAATACTTCTGTATTTCGGATGTGTTGTAGACGATGAACTTTAGGCATGAATTGAATTTTATAGCGGTAATGCTTATCGTAATTATCCAGTTGAGTAAACGAGACAACCTCGCCATTTAACGGAGTTGTTCCTCCGCCTTTTTTAGCAAATTGTAATTGTACTTTTTGGCTCATGACTTGTTGTGCGTGAATGGGGGTTTTGCTTACAAACTCAACGGTGAAGCAATATAACGAGGAAATAGCCAGGGTGCCTGAAAATTCGATGACAATGATTTCTGACGGAGCACCGCCTGGGATTTGTAATTTGGGCATCAATACCTTGGCTTGCATGAAGACTCCTGTGCCTCGATCGTTAAGGGGTACGAAAAACATCCTGTTCTAAAAAAGAATGAGGTTTTTGCACTCTAGATGGATGCATTGACAATAACGAAGGATTCTTATTCATGTCAAGGTAGTTAGATACCCCCGTCTTTTTCATGTAAGCTCATTGACAACCCATAGTACATCCCGCATATTGTCAGCAACGTTCGAAGTTGATGTTGCATTAGGACTACTCTTCAAAGATGAAGATATTTAAAGAGAAATCACATACCGTAATCACCTTCAATTACCGCCATCAGGGCAAATCAAAATTAGCCATTACGATTATGGCCATGTTTTCTTTCGCAAAACAAAATCAATTCCTTAGTTATGCTGATTTTTGGCGTGTGGCCAAAAAATCATTTAATTTTAAGGAAGGAGAATTTATTGATTTACATATGGCAAAGCAAAGGGCTGAGTTTTTGGTTAAAGGCTCCTGCTACAGCTATGATCGTGAAACCCGCCAAAGTTTTGTGACAGTGACTTTGGACAATCGGGAAAAACAACTCACGGTATGGGGTGACAGGCGATGGCTAAAGGATGAGGAACACTATCGTTTATCTCAAGCAGAGCAGTTCACAAAAATCCCGATTACTTTAAACAACGCTTACGGGGGAATGGAGCATGAACTTAATCCCGATGGGACGGGATGGGTAAAACACACAGAAACCATCTCCGAAATTAAGGTACCGAATGTGGAATTGCCAGGGCAATTGATAAAGCACCCCAATGATACTCCTGCACCTGCCTTATTAGTACCCTACTCGCCAACCTGCAGGTACCAACTGAGTAAATTCGGTACAATTGATGAAGAATGGTTACGCAATGAAAGTCCTTACTATCCTGCAGATATTGATTGGCTCTATTTTAATCTTGCCCCAGCAGATCAACAACGAGAGATTTTCTTTAAAGGGGATGAACGATTTTCCTGTATTCATATGCATCCTGAGAAAAAAAGCATCGAGGGTCAATTGCCAGGACTGCGTCTACGTTGTTTTTATAAACGGATTCATAGCACCGATCGCCTCAGTGAGCTTCAGGTGAATTTGGATACCATTTGGCTATTGCCCGATCAAGAAAAGGGAATACTCATTTGGCATGGCATTATCGATACCCAGGATATTGCTGCTAATGATATTGAGTTTATCTATAGTGTGAATGAAGTTTTGGCCGAAGCACCTAAGGATATCGATTATTATGCGACCCGGCGTAGCAAACCCAAAGAGGTAGTCCCTGAAAAACTACGCAGCAAGTCCAAAACGACCAATCAATCCGTATTAAGGGGATTGGGTTTTAATTTAGATGAAGCAGTCAATGAAATTGTAGAGCATGTATTTCCAGAAAGGAAAAAATATTTGGAGCAGAATACAGCGCTTCAGATATTTCAGGGAAAAACTCCGACAGAGTCGCTTTTGGCTATGGAGCAGTACTTTAAAAATCGCAACCAAGAATTTCCTTCCCCTGCCTCATTAAAAAATAAGCTCAGAGCAGAATTACACACTGAAAAAATACCTTATACAGGCAATAGGCAGGGGAGGCAATTTCTGGATTTTCTTAAAAAGCAGATCACGAACAGAACTTCTTCAAAATCCACACAATCTGAAGAGTTAGGCCGGTTTGAAAAGCTCGAACAACAGATTGAATATCTGGATCAAGTCAGTGCAATCACTCAATTTCGAACAGGGGCAGTTCGTACTTCAGCCTATTCACGTGAGGCAGTTGTTACAGGTCTAAAAGAGGGAAAAGATTTTTCTGGAGAAAATTTGGCAGGAATTGATTTATCGGATTTGGATTTATCAGGAATTAATTTATCAGGCTGTAATTTAAGCGCATGTAACTTGACACGCACGAGGTTAATCGAAGCCAATTTATCAATGGCCACATTATTCGATGCTCATTTATCTGAGACACAGCTGGTCCATGCCAATTTAACCAATGCACTAATTAAAAATTCTGGGTTGAATGGGACCAATTTTTCGGAAAGTTGTCTGCAGCATGCATCGATTGAGGACTGTTCTGGTGAAAAGATGAATTTCGCTAACGCTATTTTAAATCGAGTGCATTTTAAGAAATGCCACTTTCATGAAGGGCACTTTGTTGGCATAAAAGCTAATTTTCTTGATATGGTAGACTGCACGTTTGAGGGGAGTGATTTTACTGAAGCGAGAATGCAATTTGCGAGTGTTCATCAAGGCGATTGGCGCACGATTAATTTCTCGAAAGCGGATTTGTCGCATGCGCATTTTGTAGGCATTCAATTATCGGTTGTAGTCGGGAATCATCTAATCGCCCCTCATCTTTCACTGACTGATTGTACTATTGAACATCTTGTTTTAGATAAGAGTCAGTGTGAGCGCCTTAGTTGTAAAGGGTCAACTATCTCTGAGAGTACTTTTTCGAATAGTGAGTTAACCCGACTCAATTTACAGAACGCCAAGGTAGCGCAAAGCCATTTTATCCAATGCAATTTGACTCATCTACGTGGCAATAAGCAAACCAAAATATCATTGAGTCATTTTGAGCAATGCAATTTGAGCAATTCGGCCTTACTCGGTGGTCACTATGAAGGCCTTACGGTGACCGATTCCAGCTTGGATGCATCTCAGGTAGTGCACAGCACCTGGAAAACCGCCATTTTCCGCAAATGCAGCGCAAAAAAATTCAGGTTTGTGAATTCAACCATTGATGCATGTTCTTTTCAGGACATCAATTTTTTTCAGGGTATATTCCATAGTTCAACTTTTGAAACAACGACATTCAATCATTGTAATTTATACAGTATCGCGTTCACTGGTTGCCAACGGAAGGAAGTCACTATCGATGATTGCCTTGTGAAAAAATTGACTTTAAATCAGGAGGAACAACCTTCATGAATGCTGAAGAATTGGCAACCAAGCTGGCGCAAAGGAAAATCATCCAAAACGTTGCCTTCGACTCTATGACCATTGAAGGAATTGAGGTGCTGCGTGCAGTATTTGTGGCAGTTGATTTTAAGAATGTGGTGTTTAAGGAGGTGAAGTTTATGGCCTCTGTCTTTGAAAAATGCCGTTTTGAACACGTTACATTTGAAGCATGCACTATGCAGTTGTGTACGGTTACTTCTTGTACCATAAACCATTTAACCAGTAAGCAAACCAATTGGAGTTCTTCTCTGTTTCGATTAAATGAAGGCTCCATTTATCTGCATGCAACCGAATCTAATTTTTCGAATAGCAAATTGCTTGGACATAATTTGCAAAAGAGCCATTTTAAAAATTGCACCTTAAATCAAACGAATTTTTCAAAATGTGACTTGTCTGAGTCCGTTTTTATGAATTCTACCATGGAAAAATGTACTGCAAAAAACGCACGCTTTGTTTCGGTTTTATTTGATACCGTTAATTTAACGGCAGCAAATTTTGAGGCCAGTGAGTTTAGTAAAATTAA
Encoded here:
- a CDS encoding pentapeptide repeat-containing protein, with the protein product MNAEELATKLAQRKIIQNVAFDSMTIEGIEVLRAVFVAVDFKNVVFKEVKFMASVFEKCRFEHVTFEACTMQLCTVTSCTINHLTSKQTNWSSSLFRLNEGSIYLHATESNFSNSKLLGHNLQKSHFKNCTLNQTNFSKCDLSESVFMNSTMEKCTAKNARFVSVLFDTVNLTAANFEASEFSKIKFTHCNLFRSLFIAAKISESDFSVASGIKQLNLFKATINQTTFKGLDFAPAVLQKTQLNGVDFSDCHLNQCNLSQSQISHCLFVAADLTQSLIEESDIQNSSFTKAVLNYARFNNSHLTACDFSESKLNLASLHQITEEQVNWAYAERDTVLKTNPELLEAEQWS